The genomic window TTCATAGATATCTAAAGTCAATAGATATTTTGACTTACCAATTACCATAAGCAAATTCAATTAACCTATTAAATATTCACCTAATACGACGACGGTGGGGTCAAACATTAGCTGGCTCAACTTTCAAAGCCCTTTATCTTCAGGTCCCACAATTTAGTTTAACCCAATAACATGGTAACACGTGTCAGATTAAgctaaatatccaaaaaccttaaaaatagTATGCGTTACAGAGAATCAGATCCCAACCCCAAGCCTCTATATAAATCCCAGAATCATCAGtaccatttttcaaaatcctTCAAGAAtcgcttcatcttcttcttcttcaacaaatcGAGTCCTTTTTCTGATAACTCATTTCGATTTCAGAAACTCGCCAAGAACTGGATACTCTGGCGGAATCAGAGATTAAGAACCGAGACGTGGTTCTGAAACTGTATGAAGCCCTGAGATCTCGCGACGTCAAATCTGTGCACCAGATCTTAACCCCAGATCTGGAGTATTGGTTCCACGGTCCTCCGCCGCACCAGTTTTTGATGCGCGTACTCACCGGAGGTGTCTCtccgtcttcttcctccttcgAATTCGTACCTCTCTCCGTCGTTTCCTTCGGATCTACCGTAATCGCGGAAGGCTGCGACGCCGCGACATCGATTTCTTGGATCCACGCTTGGACTGTAGCGAATGGGATAATCACACAGGTGAGGGAGTACTCTAACACTTCTCTCACCGTCACACGGATCGGTAACGTTGTTGCTGGACGACGCTCCGCTGAGATTGCGCCTCCGTCGCATTGTTCCTCCGTGTGGGAAAGCCAATTCTCGGGTCGGGCTGGTAAACCCGTACCCGGTTTGGTTCTGGCGATTTGAAAGAGTTTGGTAAAGTAAGTAACAGCCACGTCAGGAGAATAACTAAATAAAGGCTGCTTACGTGTCTGTGTGtggttggtttgtttgttgtatggGTTAAAAAGGATTTTGTTGCTGTTTTAAACGCGGTGTGGGCTTCTGGGGCTACGGTCGCGTTTGGCTGTcgctagtttttttttttttttaagttgtttGTCTGAAAATTCGTgtgggtttgtgttttttagtGGGAGCAAGTATGGGGAAACCCAAATCGACTTGTTGTCCCGTTGCGTTTGATGTAACGTTTGCTTATGttataattgaaataaaaaagtgCTTTTGGGAtcttttgatgattaaagTTGTTTAGTACGAGAAGTTGTGCATTTGTTGGCAAAAGATGATAACCATAACGTATGGCCCATATCTTTTTGTGAATTAGCCATGATTTGATAAACAAGTTGATTATGTACCTCATTTTGTAATAATATCAATGCGTGACAACTTTATTTGGTTATTGTGGATTATAGGATTTGATACATAAGAGTTCTGTTTATCTAAGTTTTCTGATTTGGATATTGTGGCTTATAGGATTTTACTACATAGTTTGTCTTCAATGGAAAAAGAAGTATAGAATTGAAGAATTGATTAAATGCAATCGTGGACgcaaatattaaaaaagagttaaaaataatgaaaagagaaagaattgGGAGTGGGAAGCAACGAGGAAGGTCACTTGTGCGTCTTTTTGTGGATGTGGACACGCATTTATTCGCGtgatatatttatcttttggCGTTTGTATGGTCAAATTGGTGTGACGACTGGAACGATAATAACAGAACGGAGGAACtagtaaacaaaacacattaatcaattttagaagataaaacttataaaagtCTACATGGGcgtattcattttttttttaattaaacgTGCGATGCACTGACGCAAATGTTGACATTCATTGAACTAGATGTGTTTTTGATGTCTCCCATACCCAAAATATTCATGAAAtgttatccaaaatatttatgtatattacAAACCCATTTATCTAAAACATTTGAACAAAAATGTATACTGAAacagtagtttttttttgtctaacgTAGATTGGAAGTATCATCTGTGATTACAAGTAACGCCACGACAAATGCGAAATCCACATATGGATTAACTCTCACTTTGAAGCTGTAACTCCCTTTTATGAGTCCTCCCCATGTGAAATCATGAACCACCTGCATAATTTAAGCTctcatttatctttttcttttaacgtAGTAGTAAAATCACTATAGTGTTGGTCCTTCGAACAAGAAGCTATATATGGGTGCAACTGGTAGTTAGCTAGAGGAACAAGCTAAAATGTGACATAATTTAccgtataatattttaattatcgAATAAACCAAAGAAGGTAGGAATAATGCATGAATGACATACCTCAGCAAGAAGAGTATTGTGAATTGGCTCGAAGAGTTTGAAAGAAGAGCCGATATAACGACCAAATGTTTGAAAATCTGGCTCGACACTACTTATGTCCGTTGAAGATTGGTCTGGCGGTAAAGTGACATCAAGTGATGTTTTGAAGGATAATAGATTTGGTTCCCTTGctgagaaaagaagattatCAGATTCTGTGCTATCTCCTTTGTATACTTCCCAATTGTATCGCATTGGTACTAGTCCCTGAAACATGGTTCATTTGTTACTTTCAGAAAACCTAGTCCTTACTCGTGAATGTGGCCAATTGGTCATGAGATGgattcaactttttttcttctcacgAGAGCATAAATTATGCTTTCAAGTCACAAATACTTCTAAACATATCTAGACATTCTATTGACTACATATGTTTTAACTCTTTTGAgtgtcaaatcaaattttcattgttttacGTTCTACAGttaaaaatttgatcattttgtcATTGCCGATATGGTTAATCGAACCGATTAATCAATTAGTCATTCCATTGCTGGATACTAATAATTTGAGACTGTTAAGCAACAAACTAAGGAGAAAAGTTGGCaaaaagatttggttttagGCCATTTACCACTCAGCCCGTCTATTGACATCTACCAATTTTCTGATTAATGAAATTAGGCAATACTACCTTGATGGGTTAAGCTAGGTTCTATATGTGGGCAAAATTAGGTTATGCAGCCAAATTGCCATTTAAAAACGTTTCGTATAATCGACCTTGtattaagaaatatttaatGAGTCGTtccattaaaatttttaaaaccgaACTAAAGTTTATATAACACAATTAACATGTGATGATCATCAACAATACGACAGAATGATTTTCGTAGATAAATAGATGTGATTAGTGATGTTTGTGTGACCTTAGTACGCATGGAGAGAAGAGGAATTCCGGCGGCGTCACGGAGGACACGTTTACGGCGGATGTTCCAAATGCCACCGTCCACGGTGAAGATGAGATTGTTAGAAAGATCGAAAACGTCGTAGCGTTCCCTTTTCAGGCTCTCACGCCGCCTTCTCACCACCAGCTCCGTCGTGTACGGATTACAAAACATCTCTCCCACAACACTCACCATTTTTATCCAACAAAATAATGAACAAGTCTGTCTGATACAAGATTTCTAATTAAAGGATCGCATTGTCttgattttttctcaattttttcttttatattacttaaataaagagaagaaaagtagAGCTTATTACTTAAAGTTAATTAACGCGGTTCTTAGATTGCTTGAAGCAGAAGGAAATATTATtcatttactattttactcttattaaagaagtttttttcttttttcttttttgtgtggtttATGAATGCGACACGAAGAGAGGAATACGGTGTTCTAGCTAGTATTTTATCAAGCTTCTTGGTCATGTCCAAATCCGAATTTCTTCATTGACTAAGATAAAAGAGggaatattttcttaagaaacagAGATCATTGTGTGATTATCTTGATGATCAATAGACAATAGTCTTCAGAAGATTAACTTCATcagttgatgttgatgaacGAATATGTTTGCtaatttgttatttgattCTCTTATAGTATTATCTCTTCCAaaattctctttcttcttgaaaaatggaaaaccaaacacaacaaaaagttCAGAAGTTCTTGCGATTAGAAATAAGATTCTTCTCTTAGTATAGTATGTTtagatataaattaaatagaatGAAATAATGTATTATTTTACTGAAATGGAGAAcaatacataagaaaaatatatgaaataaatgatCCTTATGATTGGAACTTAATAGCCTAAATCTCAAGGTgtataaaatactaaaatactTGAACAAGCTTAATGTTCTCTACATGGTTTAGATATATGTAACATCACTTACCGTTAAGCTCTTCCATTCCTTGGATTTCAAGTCTTATGATCGTGTTCCTCTCGATATTGTAGTAGAAGACGTAGGAAGGCATAAATGTAGATGGGTACTTGTACGAAAACACAATTTCATTGGTGCAACTGCCAACCATTCCAAGAAGTCGTAGCTTGGTCTCTTCTCCAACTACATTCTTCCACAGAGGAGGCAACATGTATACATGCTTCGACCAATCATGTTTTTCAGCGTCTTCTAGGACCCGCAACTCGAAACTTTTACTTGTTCCACTAACAATATCGGTAGACTCTTCCGTCATCAACAAACCTAATTTGCCATTGTAGTTTATCATAGTTGTTGAACTAGGCAAATCTCTATCGAAAGTTTCCATGACTTTCATAAAGCTGAACTTCTCCGAGCTAATATCGAAGCAAACTACTATAGTAACCATTAAAGACCCTTTTTCGACGGCAGTATAATACAAAACACTGTTAATGCATATTTCAGTACCACGAGGAACATGGGGTTTGCAACATTCAATCATCCtccatgattttcttttagtttctaGTGTTAGAACTTGATACTCTTGGCATTGATACTCGTTAGCCAAAACCTTGAACTGTTTCTTAGTCttacaaaagtaaaagaattGTGCAATACTTGCAACCTAAAAAGATAAACATCTAATATTTCAcacattttataaaacaaaagaattaaaaatttaaaatatgttattttttgaatttatttttagtaaccTTGCTCCAATTTCTGGATTTAAACAACAATTATAATTTcagaattaaattaaaaatgatggtaacaacaaatttattaatttttgttttgtcatgaTCTTAAACAAACCTATAAAATCTGTCTACTTTATTAACCCAGAGCATTGACGTGATTGTCGTACAGGCAACTGCAACGTCTCTCTGCATTCTCTGATGAATAATATTACGGAAACACCCCTATAACTTTCCATTTTAGTGTCAAAGCCCAAAAACCCAAAAGGGTAAACTCGTCtcataaatatttctttttcgcgcttcatctattttctttctctcggAAAATAAATTGCAGTGTTTTCTGCGATTTCCAGTCTatacctttttgttttaactctctctctctctctctctctcatacTAGCCATTATCAAATCGAAGAAACTCTAagatttttctcttcaaattcCATTTCTCTGTGAAAATTTCTTCATCCTAATGCGTTTCTCGACTGTTATTCGCAGGAATTTGAGTTTCTGAAGATTCGGTTcgcttcgtcttcttcgtctctatCGTTCAGGTAAGGTCTTCTCTTACTCTAGctgttgtttttatttttgaaatttctttgagattttgtgGAGATTGTGCTCTAATGTTGCTCTGTTTGCTTATCTCTAAGCTCGGAAACCTTGAATCTCTCTTCGGTCGTCTCCTTAAACCTCAAGTAGCTGTGCGCTTAAGGAATCTGAGGTATTATTGTCTCAACTTCGcagatttgttttcatttcgtTGTTTCCGTTTCAGATTTCAGTTTTGTCTCTTTTAGAAACCttcgattttggtttgtcaCTGAGCGTTTGCTGAGAAAGAACTCATGTGGGTATGagatctttcatttttctttggtttcttaatTAGGAACTGTTGTTAACGTTCAGTGATTGAAGATCCTCTCTGCTTAAGGTTTCTGGAACTCGTGAATTTTTTTAGGTTTATGTGTTGCTAACATTGTCTCAAAATGCAAGTTGGTCCTACTTAGAGTATCTGGGAACGAGTACTTCAGATAATAACTGCAAATTGCTTGATGATTTTAATGACAGTTTTGTGTTGACGATTTACTGTCACTTATGCTTTTGTTACGCTTTTGGTTTTGACATGCTTTCTAGTGAGAAGCAATGGGTGCAGGGAGGAAGACAGAGACCTATACATTGGCTCAGGATGGTCAATACATATCAGGATAAGGAAATATGTGTGTGAGGAATCTGAAGAAGGGAGATCTTTGTGGGGTTATATTTGGATGCAAGTTCAGCACTATCAAAGAGTGCTATGCTAAGAATTTGTTTGGTTAGTTGGCTATACAATCTTTGAGGCTTAAAGTTTAATGACGACCAGGATTTTGAAAATGATGCTTGTTTTGTGAACAGGCTTACCAGCCCCGCACATGGCTTATATCAAGAACATTGATCCTGGTTTGACGCTGTTCCTGTTCAACTACAGTGACAGAACACTTCACGGCATCTTTGAAGCTGCTAGTGAAGGAAAACTGAACATTGATTCCAAAGCTTGGTCTCCAAATGGGACAGATCCAAGTCCATATCCTGCTCAGGTACCTTTGCTTAGTACAGAACGTCTTCTTTAGTTGAGTCACCCAAATGTCCTCTAAACAGAAATGTATCTCGTTCTGCAAATCTTTGCCACAGGTAAAGGTACGAGTCCGAGTGCGGTGTGAGCCCTTGCCTGAAGAAAAGTTCAGCCCAGTAATTGTTGAGAATTACAATGACGACaagatgttttggtttgaacTAGATCGAGGTCAGACAAACAAGCTGCTCCGTTTGTTTAAACCATCCCCATCTGTTAGGCCACCAACGATATCCAGAGATGCTGTACCACCACCCAGAAAGCCTATTCCGGCATCTTCTCTTGCACAGATAGGTGACTCGGGAGCAACGCGTATTGATAAGTGGAGCAATCTGTTCAAATCTTCCGATGAGtctaccaaaaacaaagagaaagactcGAAAGAAGGTGCACTCGGAGCAGGTTCGAGATTAGTCAATCTTGGAAAAACTAAAGAATGGGAAACAGCTTCCAATAATGCAGATGAGCGAAGAACTCAACCATCAGTGTCACAGTCTGGTACATCTTACTCATCAGCTCTGAGTCACATGACCGCTTCTTCAACTCAGGAGAAGAAAAATTCTATAACAAATGAAGGTTCATCTCAAGCATGTAAAGGTGTTGAAAATCCTTGGACATCTGCTGCTCGAGTTCCACCTATACACCAAGACAGTGGAGGATTCAGAAATGCTGCAATGGAAGGTGAAGATGTCAAAGTGAATgcttatcatcatcagcaaAATCTCCATCCAACACAAAAGGGAACCTCTACTACAGCTAACAATAGAATAGTACCTAGCATTAGCAAGGAAGAGCCTGCTGAGGATACATATTCATTCATCGATTGGGATGCAACATCTTCCTTTCAAGTCCATCTCGATGGACTGAACAAGATTTTGGAGGATCCTAAGGATAAGGAATGTTTCAAGAGCTTAGTGGGTAACACAGgacaagcttcttcatctatGGTGCCTAACAGTTGGGAGGATGACTTTGAGGAAAGAAGTATAGCTAAATCGCCTTGTGGATCATCGTATGTTTCTGCCGGTACAGGAGACGTGGTTGATGACATCGGACGTATGGATAATTTCAAGATGGAAATTGGATCTCCCACTGTTGTGGATATATTGACTGAGGTAAGTTTAAGGTCATCCATCGTTCTCTGAACTATAAAAAACAGTTTTGCTTGTGACCCTCTAATGAAACATTATGAATATGTTTTTCTCTGCTAGCTATTGGCGGAAGTCAAGGAGTTGAAGCATACTCAGCTGAAACAAGCTGAGAGGATGATTACTTTGGAGATGGAGCTGGTAAAAACACTTTGCAAAACTCGTAAAttgatactttttcttttgtttttttcttacctaGCTTCAAATGCAAactttcttatcttttgtttggGTTCTTTGCAGCTTGAAACAAGAAGGGATATACTTCGGCTAAAAGGGAGCAATGGAAGTTTTTAAGCATATGGTAACTAgctactttctttcttttgaacaAATGCGctaaaaggaagaagaatatggAAATGATTTGACTCAACGTTCGAAACTGGCTCTAAGGGAatactctcttcttttgttgtcaATCCTTGATTTGGTATGCTTCAGTTTCAGTTTGTATTGCAGAAAAACTAGTATCTGGTTGGTTTTTTCGAACTCACTTCCATCGTTCTTCGCCATAAAAAGGTTTGACTTTAACTATCACATGAAACTTACATTGCCACTAAACTAAAAGCTTTATATCACTCCAAATGTACTTATGGTTCACTTTTTGACAAGCAAAATGAAAGTTATTAATTAGACATTTGAGAGTTCttagacaaaacaaaccatAAATGCAGATCTTTGTATATGAGCTTCATTTCTCTCATACCTCCTTCTCTGTTGTTATCTTTGGACACCCTCAGAGCACCAAAGGATTGTGCCTATAAGAAAGCACCAAATACCAAACATAAGAgttgtttacattttaaaaaatttcagcGGTTTAATCACCGAAACAGATTTTTGATTGCTTCTGGGTGCTGTGTGCGAAAACGAAAGATCAAAGAGATATTTCACAAATTTCGGTATCAATTATACGGACCTatattcaaaagtttgtccACGTAATTTATTCTAATGTTTGCTAACAAATTCGTTTTAAAAATCAGAACATTACCTCTCTAGTGAGTTGTTGTGTGTCTTTTCCGTCTACGATTGTTTCGGCCAAAAGGGTTCATGAACCACTCTGGTTTATAGGAAACGAGTATGTATCCAAACATCAAACCAAAGGCAATACCAGGTCCGAATCCTATTGCAGCTGCTATCCAACTAATCagatcttcgtcttcttcctctgtttgcGGCGTTTCAAACTGTTGATGTGATGCTGGCGTGTGAATATCTCTGCAAACTTCTTCAAGAGAAGAGCCGAAAAGTCCCAAGTTACCTTCAAAGGAAGAGCAACGCTGCGTTAGAAACTGCTGGCCTCCTGGTACTAGGCCTGTAAGCTGGTTATGAGAGAAGTTCATATACGAAAGCAACGAGAGGTTCCCTATCTCTTGTGGGATTTCTCCATAAAGCTTGTTCTGGGAAACGTCCAACGACTCGAGAGCTGTCAGGTTCCCTATAGATGAAGGGATGTGGCCGGTGAAAGCATTGTTTGACAAGTTGAGCACATGAAGCTCTTTCAATAGACCGATGGACTTTGGAATCTCTccttcaaatttgtttcccGAAAAGTCGACTGCTGTGTAGATTGTGAGGATACGTACCAGCTCCGACTCTACACCTTTATTCATCAAAACCATTGAATCTTGGTAATAGCCTGATCCCAGGTAGTTTACATTCGACCCATCTTCGTATGTCCCAAGTGATGACATCCTACTCCACTCCACAAAATACTCTGTCGGCAAACTTCCATTGAAGTGATTATGTGATATGTCGATGATTCGCAACTTAGGGAACAAGGCTTGATTTATTGGTCCATGGAATGCATTGGAGCGAAGGACAAGAACTTGTAGCTTTTGTAGAGAACTCAACCAGAACGGAAACATGTCGTTGATTCTGTTGCTTTCCACGTTCAAAACTTCAAGATTagagaaaaatctcaaagatCTTGGAAGCTTTCCCACAAGCTGGTTATGGCCGACATCAAGCGACCTTAGACTTTCGAAAATATGCTCTGGAAAACCTCCACTAAGATTATTTTGACGAAGGTTTAGTTCTGAAAGATTACTCTTGAGATTTTCCATACAACGAGGGATTGAACCGCTAAAGTTGTTGTCTGATAAATCGAGAGTGTATAGAGAACGCAACTCACATATGAAAGAAGGAATCTTGCCGGTGAAGTTATTGTTGGAGCCAAGCAAGTACGCCATAGATGGTTCAGGTTTCGTTGGTCTTTGGAAACCGATGAAAGTGTTGTTGGAAAGATTCAAGTAGAACAAGTTTGGTAGCGTCCATAACCAGCCAGGAACTTGacctttgattttgttgttggaaaCGTCTAGAAACCCCAATTCGTGTTGTGTTCTTAGGATCTCTGGAAAATCGGTGATACCGCATCCTGACAAGTACAAAGATTGTATCGATTGCGAAGGAGGATCTGAAGAAACTGAAGACTTGTTTGTGGCTGAAACAAGGTTGCCTGAGAGATCCAATGAACGGAGCGTCTTGAAATATGGTAAGATATCGTTCAAGTCAATCGTAGTGGTGGTCAAATAGGATAGCCTAAGATCGTCAAGCGACTTGAGATGCGAGAAGATACTAAAGTCAACTGGGCGACATTGGGTGTTTAAATGGGAAATGCCAAGTTCCTGAAGGTTGATTAATTTGGAAATGGAACTCGGGATTGGTCCTATGAAGTTGTTGCTGCCAATGTTAAGGTATTGTAGGTTAGATGGTGAAGATATATTCCCAAACTCAAGAGTGCCTTTGAGTTGGTTACCACTCAAACCAAGGTAAGTCAAAGAAGgaatgatgaagagaaaagaagggaATGTTCCGGTGAAGGCGTTGTCACTTGCATAAAAAGCCATCAAGTTGGATAGTGAAGTGATATTAGGAGGAAGCGTGCCTGTGAACTTATTGTTGGAGAGTGATACAACTGACAACCCTGTCAAGTTTAGTAGGACATTGGGAAAGTTTCCACCGAGCTTGTTGAAAGAAACATCTAAGCGGGTCAGCTGGTTTAGATTGCCAAAAGAAGATGGGATTTCACCATAGAAATTGTTAACAGAAAGGTAGAGAACGATAAGTTGAGAAAGGTTGCCAATCGAAGATGGAATCTGACCCGAATATTTGTTATAAGAAAGGTGGAGATTGGTGAGATTAGAAAGACCTCCAATTGAAGACGGAAACTGACCAAAAAAACGATTACCAGAAAGACCTAGAAAGGTGAGATGAGAAAGATTACCAATTGAAGATGGAATCTGACCAAAAAAACGATTACCAGAAAGACCTAGAAAGGTGAGATGAGAAAGATTACCAATTGATGATGGAATCTGACCCGAAAACTGATTAAAAGAAAGGTCGAGAGAGGTGAGACGAGAAAGGTTTCCGATTGAATTCAGAATCTGACCCGAAAAACGATTATAAGAAAGGTCGAGAGAGGTGAGATGAGACAGATTTTCAATTGAAGACGTGATTTGACCTTCAAAATCATTATGTGAACGGTCTAGAGTGGTTAGGAAATGAAGGTTTCGAATACTGCTGTTGGAATGAAACCGGCCATGGAGGGAGCTGCAGCTAAGGTTGAGCTCGATCACTTCCCCGGACTTGGCATTGCACGTGACTCCCTCCCAATTACAACAGTCGCTGTTATTCCCCCATGACTCCGTCTTCCGATGAGATTCAATGCCAACCATCTTACAAGTAGGAGAAGGCTTCCCAATCTCAAACTCGTTTTTGAACTTGAGAAGTGCATCCTTTTGTTCGGGACGACACAAGTGCCTAGTAGGAGCCGCAAGCACGTCCGAAAAATGACAAATGaataagaaagtaaaagaaagagtaaTACGAATGATACTCGTTGAGACCACCCAAGAGCCTTTCATCCTCCTTAATTTACGCTAGCTAGCTAGTCgaattttcttgaatattGATAAAAGAAAGTGGAGTTTGTGGTAGTAAATAAGATGGTTTCGTGCCCATCTCTTTATAGACATAGTAATAGATTCTACTCCACAAAGATAAATCCAACACAGCTTGACTCACATTATATAACCAGTCTTTCTACCAAGTGTTCTTCACGTTGAAACGAAAAGACTTAAAAGAGTCTTCATGTTGAATAGTCCATTTCCACACATTTTGTCTTTACTTTAATTACGTACAGGAAACTTCGAAAAGTTGTTTTCCCAACCAAATTGGACGACTTGTTACTATGTCTATAAGTCTGATATTATTAGTTCAGAGATGGatattatcaattttgtgCATCAGTCTGAAAAACAAACTCGGGCTAAGGCCCAACAACATAGGAGGATAAAAATAAAACGCAGGCCCATTTGATCACATTCCACCGAACTCAGAAGAGTATAAGTATTCCcctttttgaaaagaaagaacagaTAACGTAAGATCGGTTGTGTCTCGCCGCAATTTCTCTTCATACCGTCGTCAACATGTAACGTTCTGTAGTCCGCATGAAACCTTAGCAAATTCGCGAGCTTCGATTTCCAAATTATGGGGGTTTAGGCCGACCGATAATTGAAGACCGTGATGACgagtttgattttgtctcATTGATAATGCGTGGACATTTGCTTTGTGTTTGATGATTACTGTTAGAGACTTAGAGTTATTGTACTTAGTAGAAGAGACTAattgtaaattaattaatgcGAGCTTTGGAGTTCAAAAAACCTATAACTGAACTAGAATCTCGTTAattatttgtgtgtttctctGATTTTATGCTTTCAGGATAAAACACTGTTTGATGTGCTTCGTATATTCTCTCTTAGAATGAAATGAATTCAGAAGAAAAGTTTGTGGGTGATGGTGATAATCATGGTTGTGATGttgctttgtgtttgtttgattacttattttttggaattttggatgtatattattcaatttaatataCTGCCAtactagaaaataaatattatagattataaatctacttttttggttataaattaTTCATAACATActgttaatttgttttcctcaAAATATCAGATTATTGTTCAAATATTGACTATAATCTTTAAAATGAGACTTTCTTAATAATTAAGTTtcattatttaaatatttatttcttaaaatattagtatggTTTTGTGATTCTTGAGTCTTAACATGTACATATTGTATTAAATATGTTTCTGTATGTGTTTATCAACTATAGTAAGGATTCCCATTGCTTACCCGTATTGAGAGCGTGTTTTTGTGTGGTGAAAATTTCAACACGTGTCGTCACTGGGGAATGTTATGATCCACAATTCGAATTAATAAGTGCCATGTCACTACTACTCTCATTAAAATATCAGAAATATCTAGACAAAGTTATAAATACCCTTTCGACCTCTTGATAATATCTGATTTCTGTAAAAAGTTTGTTGtctttacaaaaagaaaagaaaaaagagacgCTAGAAAGAACGCGAAAGCTTGCGAAGAAGATTTGCTTTTGATCGACTTAACACgaacaacaaacaacatcTGCGTgataaagaagagatttttgcctaaataaagaagagattcGACTCTAATCCTGGAGTTATCATTCACGATAGGT from Arabidopsis thaliana chromosome 3, partial sequence includes these protein-coding regions:
- the RLP34 gene encoding receptor like protein 34, producing MKGSWVVSTSIIRITLSFTFLFICHFSDVLAAPTRHLCRPEQKDALLKFKNEFEIGKPSPTCKMVGIESHRKTESWGNNSDCCNWEGVTCNAKSGEVIELNLSCSSLHGRFHSNSSIRNLHFLTTLDRSHNDFEGQITSSIENLSHLTSLDLSYNRFSGQILNSIGNLSRLTSLDLSFNQFSGQIPSSIGLSGNRFFGQFPSSIGGLSNLTNLHLSYNKYSGQIPSSIGNLSQLIVLYLSVNNFYGEIPSSFGNLNQLTRLDVSFNKLGGNFPNVLLNLTGLSVVSLSNNKFTGTLPPNITSLSNLMAFYASDNAFTGTFPSFLFIIPSLTYLGLSGNQLKGTLEFGNISSPSNLQYLNIGSNNFIGPIPSSISKLINLQELGISHLNTQCRPVDFSIFSHLKSLDDLRLSYLTTTTIDLNDILPYFKTLRSLDLSGNLVSATNKSSVSSDPPSQSIQSLYLSGCGITDFPEILRTQHELGFLDVSNNKIKGQVPGWLWTLPNLFYLNLSNNTFIGFQRPTKPEPSMAYLLGSNNNFTGKIPSFICELRSLYTLDLSDNNFSGSIPRCMENLKSNLSELNLRQNNLSGGFPEHIFESLRSLDVGHNQLVGKLPRSLRFFSNLEVLNVESNRINDMFPFWLSSLQKLQVLVLRSNAFHGPINQALFPKLRIIDISHNHFNGSLPTEYFVEWSRMSSLGTYEDGSNVNYLGSGYYQDSMVLMNKGVESELVRILTIYTAVDFSGNKFEGEIPKSIGLLKELHVLNLSNNAFTGHIPSSIGNLTALESLDVSQNKLYGEIPQEIGNLSLLSYMNFSHNQLTGLVPGGQQFLTQRCSSFEGNLGLFGSSLEEVCRDIHTPASHQQFETPQTEEEDEDLISWIAAAIGFGPGIAFGLMFGYILVSYKPEWFMNPFGRNNRRRKRHTTTH
- the RLP34 gene encoding receptor like protein 34; this encodes MVGIESHRKTESWGNNSDCCNWEGVTCNAKSGEVIELNLSCSSLHGRFHSNSSIRNLHFLTTLDRSHNDFEGQITSSIENLSHLTSLDLSYNRFSGQILNSIGNLSRLTSLDLSFNQFSGQIPSSIGNLSHLTFLGLSGNRFFGQFPSSIGGLSNLTNLHLSYNKYSGQIPSSIGNLSQLIVLYLSVNNFYGEIPSSFGNLNQLTRLDVSFNKLGGNFPNVLLNLTGLSVVSLSNNKFTGTLPPNITSLSNLMAFYASDNAFTGTFPSFLFIIPSLTYLGLSGNQLKGTLEFGNISSPSNLQYLNIGSNNFIGPIPSSISKLINLQELGISHLNTQCRPVDFSIFSHLKSLDDLRLSYLTTTTIDLNDILPYFKTLRSLDLSGNLVSATNKSSVSSDPPSQSIQSLYLSGCGITDFPEILRTQHELGFLDVSNNKIKGQVPGWLWTLPNLFYLNLSNNTFIGFQRPTKPEPSMAYLLGSNNNFTGKIPSFICELRSLYTLDLSDNNFSGSIPRCMENLKSNLSELNLRQNNLSGGFPEHIFESLRSLDVGHNQLVGKLPRSLRFFSNLEVLNVESNRINDMFPFWLSSLQKLQVLVLRSNAFHGPINQALFPKLRIIDISHNHFNGSLPTEYFVEWSRMSSLGTYEDGSNVNYLGSGYYQDSMVLMNKGVESELVRILTIYTAVDFSGNKFEGEIPKSIGLLKELHVLNLSNNAFTGHIPSSIGNLTALESLDVSQNKLYGEIPQEIGNLSLLSYMNFSHNQLTGLVPGGQQFLTQRCSSFEGNLGLFGSSLEEVCRDIHTPASHQQFETPQTEEEDEDLISWIAAAIGFGPGIAFGLMFGYILVSYKPEWFMNPFGRNNRRRKRHTTTH